GCTGATATCTGGATAGCTGTCGCCATATTTTTGATATACATGTTCATTATGATTATGATATCCTATATCAATAGAAACAGGAGAGGTGGTGGAGGCAGAACTTTTAGCGGAAGGGGAGTTAGCGGAACGGGGCCTGTAATTATTCATTGGGGAGATAGTGATTTTGGAAGTTTTTCAGGAGGTTCAGGTTCTTTTGGAGGATTTGGTGGCGGCTCGGGAGGAGGAGGAGGTGCCGGAGGTTCGTGGTAATTCTTTGAATTATTCAAACGTTTTAAGAGGTAAATTGTACTAAAACTTATAAAGCACTTAAATCAAATCAATAACACAGAAACAAGAAAACAGAAAGGTTTGTACAGATATCCGGCAGAATATGAATGATAACATCAAAATGAGCAGTTTTACAAACTTGCAAAATGCTTCGCCTGATTATATACTCAAATTCATCGTTAGCTACCTCTGCATCAGCTAACAAATAATTTCAAATCTAACTATGCTTAACCCCAACTATATCCTTAAGCATATAGATTAGACCTGTAATGTGGTGTTAATTAGTATAAATACAATTTTTCAAAAAAACCTTTAAACCAAATATCACTATTCGGTGTTTAGAGGTTGAATTGGTTAGTATTTTTTGAATTAGAAAAATGCTAACTTTGCAACTGCAATTTGTAGATGTTTGAAAAGATTGCTTTTTGAAAGACAGAAAACAAGAAAACAAACATTAGTAAGTTTTTAAAAACAATATCTTTTTTAAAACAAACTAAGCAATAATGCGGGCAAAATTGCGTTTCTAAAAAAAAACCACAAAAAAAAGCATTAACAAAAAGACCAATTAAATTTTTGAGGCTTCACCCACCTCTTCATACTAATCAGATATGTTGTTACATCAACTTAAAGTAACCAGACTACAGAAATGAAGTAACTAAGCATAAACATATTAACGCAAGAAGCGATTTTCAACTCGCTTGTTTTTTTAGTAGCTCTCAAAGAAGCCATCAATACAATTGGTTGGACAGATTTTTCAAACCAACTAAAATGAGTAAATTAACGACAAATAACCAAATAAATAAAACAACCACATATTACATTGACGCAACGAATGTTTGCTATTGGAGCAACCCCGAAGTTCCTTCATTAGCTGTTCTTTTGAAATTGCTGTTAATTCTCAGAAAAATCAAGAAACAACCGTTCTTTTGTATTTTTGATGCCAATACCGCACATAAGCTACCACCCGATGAAAGGGATATTTACAACTATATGCTCAATAACGGCAATTTTCATCAGGTAAGCGGTGGCAAAAGAGCGGATGATTATATTTTGAGTCTTGCAGACATGTATAATGGAAATGTTATCAGCAATGATAACTATTCAGATCCTAAATACAGCCGTTATCGTTGGAAAGATCGCGATTACCGACCCACCCGCTTATTTATGGGCGAGGTAATTAAAACAACAGATGGAGAACATTTAATGTTGTTCGATCTTGACATCAATGTACGGTTAGACCAATCGGTTTCCGAACTATTCAAAGAATTAGAGAAGGTTCTTAATCCCCCCAAAGTGCATTACAATGGGGTGGTTAAGTTTTACAATAACCAAAGGGGATGGGGAGGAATCACATTTTTGAAAGAAACAGATATTGCTTTTACAAAATCATCAGATTCCAACCTGAGTTTTGAAGAAGGACAGGAGGTTGAATTTAAAATTTCAGAGACAGAAAAAGGACTGTTTGCCGAAGATGTTGTTATTAAGCCTGCAACCATTAAGTTTTTTAAAGGGGTCATTTCAATTTATGACGAGGTAAGAGAAACGGGATTTATCTCAATAGTAGATGGACCCCAGCGGTTGTTTTTCAGAAAATCTTATTTTGATGAGGGCGTTGACAATTCTGTAATTACCAAAAATATGGAAATTGAATGTGTCATTGGTACCAACAGCAAAGGGGAATGTGCCCGTCAGATTAGATTTGTAGCACCGGGTGCAGAAGTGTTGCTAAGACAACAAGAAGAAAAGGTGAAAATTGCTGAAGAAAAAATTAAAAATCTGCAGGAGTTATTGTTGTTGTCCAACAAAAAGCTGAACCAGCAGGCACAAGAACTTATTGTTATCAGAAAAAAGGCAGAATCAGAATTGGAAACCTTAAAAAAGGCATATCAGGAAGAAATCAATGCACTTAAATCTAAAATAAAACCAGAAGTTCAATCGCCGTTGCCTGAAAAAGAAATAGAGAAAAATGTTGAAACTGAGAATAAGCAAAAAACATTAAAAAAGAAACCTTCTAAAAAATCTGTTGAATCAGAACTAAAACTTCCCAAAGAATTAGATAAGCAAGCAAACGAAAAAGAGCAACAACAACCCTCCAAAGCAGCCAACACCATCAATAAAAGTACCAAACAACAAAAGGCAGTTAAAGTGCAAGACCCTGTTCCGGTTTTGATAATTCCCGAAACCAAGACAGAATTAAAAACTGAATTGAACGGAAAAAGTGAGACCATAGTTTTGCAGAAAAAAAAAATGGTAGTACCGGCAAAACAAATAGGAGGAAAGGCATATAGATTAACCAGAGTAGCTTCTGAAATTAACGTTGAAATTGATATTGTTAAAGAGCATCTGAAAAACAAAAACATTGAGGTTGAAAACAGCCCCCATGCAAAAATAGATGAAGAAACTCGACAATTGTTAATCAAAGACTTCAAATCAGTAAAGGCTTTAAAAGAGAAAACTGAACTTATTCATCTCCGAACTTCAAAGAATGTAGTTGAAAAAGTAGTTAAAGAAGAAACCAAGCATCATAAAGTTCAAGCAACCGAAAAAAAAGAATTTAAAATATCTAAACCAGAAAATTACAGCAAAAAAATGACTGAAAAAGACACAAATAAACCAACCGTGAATCCTGAAGAAGGAACAGCTAAAAAGAATGTTAAAACAGGGGGCAAGCAAACAAAAAAAGTAGAATTACCCCTGCCCGAAGAATTTGAAACAGAAGACAAAAGGCTTAATTGGTGGAGTAAATTAGAACCCCAGTGGAAAAAAGCATTCAATGTGGCTATGGGTAATATAGAATCCATCAACAAACCTACTGATGCCGACATATTGAGGTTAGTGTATATGAAGACCTTAGACCTGGACAATACTACTAAGAATACACTGACCTTTAAGTTAACTAATTTGTCGGGAATTAAACACCTAACCAATCTTACTAAATTGAATGTAAGCGGGCATGAACTGGTCAATATAAACGGGATTATGAAACTGATAAACCTGACCGATTTTAATTGCAGCCACAATAAACTTATGTCGCTGAATGGGTTGCCATATCTCGAAAATCTCGAAAGATTAGACTGTTCTCATAATCTACTTAAAGCAGGCAACTTAAAAGCAATTGATTTTAAAATTCCAACTTTGCGAAAATTAGATTGTAGAGTCAACCAATTCTTAGTCGCTGACCGCAAATTTTTAACAGATTTAAGAATAAAGGAAGTACAGTTTTAGTCAGATTTGATGGATATACCACTTGCCGGTATAAAACATTTGACATTGGTTGTCTTTTAGATCAAAAAATCATAAAGACAACATCGGTGATTATTGCTTATTTTGGTCATTTAACACAACCAACTAAAATCATACGATTTTTTCAGTTTTTGTATTGGTCAATTTGAATTAGCCTTTTTTCATGTGCAAATTATTTCGCTTTTTCCCCGGCTTTGTTGCGATTCTTATGACTTTGGTGATTTTAATGCCTCAGACTGCAAACGCTCAAAAAAGGAAGGGTAAAAACAAACAACCTATCAAGCTTACAAATATCGTTGAACCTGATATAGCCCCTATTGTTCCGGTTGTTCAGAGAAAAACACCTCAAACTTTAGTTACCATTTCCGGGAAAATTACGAAAGCTCAGAATGCTTTGATAAGTCTGGATATTCTGGATAATCCAATCAATAATAACATTCTGAGTTTTGCTTCTAAGATTGATAGTACCGGTCAGTTTACCATTCAGCTACCTTTGGAATATCCCACATTCGCCTGGATTTTTCATGCCAACCAAAGTGTACCGGTTTTCATTCATCCGGAAGACGGGTTAACTATTACATTAAATGGGGTTGATTTAGTCAATACCATAAAATATACAGGACGAGGAGCTGAAAACTGCCGCTTAACCACTGAATATTACCGTAAATTTAACCGTGCTACCCAGCGAAGCATTACTACCCAAAAAATGAGCGAGTTATCGCCGGAAGATTTTATCATTTACGCCAACGATTTAAAAAAACAAAAGCAGCAGTTGCTGAGTGATTTTAAAGAAAAAAACATAATTACAGCCCTTTGCGAGAACTTTGTCAAAGCTCAGATTTTAGCAGAATGGGCAGCGGTTTTGATGGATTTTCCGGTTGCATACAGTTTCAAAACCAATGAAATCTCCCCCGTTTTACCAGACGGATATTATGATTTTTTGAGCGAAGTTGATTTTAATAACGAAGAAATCATGCAGTTGAATGTCTATACAGATTTTCTGCTCAAGTATGTAACGCATAAATTTAACAAGTCAATAAACAGGGCAACTTACAATCCCGAAAACTTTTATGCCGATAAATACGAGTTTGCAAAAAAAATACTGAGTGGAAAAGCGCTCTATTTTGTTCAGGCCATCAGCATCGCCGATGCTTGTACTTACAGTAAAGTAGAGTTAATGGCACCAAAATTTGATGAATTTATCATCGCCTGTCCTTTTGGCAATTTCAATCAGGCCCTTGCTGAAATTTTTGACCAATCTTATAAAATCAGAGCCGGTCAACAAGCACCCGATTTTACGCTGACCAATTTGAATGGCGATACTATAACCCTCTCTCAGTTAAGAGGTAAAGTCGTATATGTTGATTTTTGGGCTACCTGGTGTGGACCTTGTATTAAAGAGTTCCCGTACTCAGAGAAGTTGAAAAAAAGGTTTAGTCATAAAAATGTGGCGTTTGTCTATATTTCTGTTGATGAAAGTCAGGAAGTTTGGGCAAACTACCTTAGAACTAAAGATATCAGCAGTGATACCAGTTTACATTTGTTAGCAAGTGCATTAGAATCTGATGCCGGATTTCAATATAATGTAAAAGGGGTTCCTCGTTACCTGATAATTGATGCTGATGGAATTATTGCAGACAGCAATGCCAAAAGACCAAGCGATATGGGTATTATTTCAGACCTCGAAAAAGTATTGTCCAAGTCGCCTTTAAAGCAGAATTAGTTTGATAAACAGAACAAAAAAGGTCCCTTATAGAGACAAATTCTTTTGTTAAAGCATCGGTTATTCTAATAGGAGGAATTAAAAATGCTTGAACTGCCTGGGTAACTTAAGTCATTTGAATTACCACAAGAACTCTGTAGTAAAACTCTCTAACAAAAAAAACGATGAACCCGAATAAGAGTTCATCGTTTTTTTTTGATATCTATTTAACCACTGTAACCTTTTGCATGGACGATTCTCCGGTATCTTGATTAGTAACAGTTACAATATACAAACCCGGGTTAAAGTTGCCGAGATGAATGCTGATTGCATCCGAAAACTGAGCATGATAAACCGATTGACCTGCAAGCGTATTTATAGAAAGTTGATAATTTGCAGTTTTCGATGGATAAATACTCAGCAATTCATTGGCAGGATTTGGGTAGGCTAAAATTGTAAATGCATTAGGTTTGTTGTTTGGCGCGGGATTTATGCCGGTAATACTACCATTGGTCAATACCGGTAAATCTATATTGGTTGGATATTGGGGGGAGAAATGCAGCCTTTGTACGGCAGTGCGGGGAGTCATTTCAACACCATTGAAAGTATAAGTTCTGCCATCGCCGGGTTTACGTCTGAAGTATTCTCCATCTTCTATTGGAAGATTGGGATTTACCTGATAACGGGTATAATTGCTGCTGCTGATTAGAATTTTTATCCGGTGGTTTTTCCCCCAAACATACCCTATGGGTTGCATGGCGAATTTGTATTCATAAACCTGTCCGATTTCAATGTTGGTAAAAGGAGCTTCGTCATTTTCAAGCCCTTCGGCAATAGAACGGGCATATTCCCGAGCGCGGGCATTGATACAGCCTTCAAACACAAATAATTCTCTTCCGTCCGGATAAACATCTAAAACACGAACAAAAAAGTCAGTATCAGTAGGACCGCTCATGGTTCCTCCGGGATTTGTTTTGGCATAAAGTGTGAATACAGGATTTCCTATAATGGCTAAAGAATCTTGTATGGCCTCACTGATGAAATGCACTACACCTTCCCGATCCATAGAATAAGGGGCGTAACGGGAATCCGCAAGATCTAACTGACCTTGACTGTCGCGATCGTCCTGAGGAGTACGTACAATCATGTTTGCGCCTCCTATGGTTAAAATAGGATCGTCCGGATCATGAACATACATTTTAACACCTTCGTCAGTTGATGGGGGTGTTAAATCAATGGAACCGTCCTGATGTAAATACATTTTTTGATTTTCTATACTCTCGCTGGGGGGAAAAGTTTCTGAGCCTCGCCAATAGTTTCCAACGTTTTCATTTTCGGGAACACCATCGTTAACCGGCCCAACTACATAAAACCTGACGGCAGGAATATTAGGAAAATCCTGAACAGGGATACTGTTAAGTTCTATACCGTCTAATCCATTGATTAAGGGTTCATCTAAAGTCGGAATGGCTACATTAAGAGTAATGTTTCCACCCGAAGGTAGTGTCAGTTCAACAGGAACTGCATCTAACCCGCCTGCTCCGTTGATAAAATTAAAAAAGTCAAGAAAATCAATCCGGTATTCACTTGCAGGAACTCGGACTTGTAATTGCCCTAAAGAACTATTAACAGTTTGCCACATTTGGCTTGCCGGAATACGAACCCGTGGTTCGCCAATATTCGCAAAATTGTTATAGTTCAGATTGTACCTGAACCAACCGATAAGTTCAGAATTGATAATAGCTGAAACAGGGATATTGTCTATGTCAATATCGCTGATATCTATTTTGGTGAAATCGGCAACATTTTCCTTGTAGGTTAAATCTCCGGTAGTTCTGCTACCTATTGTTTGATGTGCCCACGGGCCTATAATTATTTTTTGAAGTTGGCGATTAGTTTGGCCGATATGCTGTCTGGTCAAACGATGAGTTTCTATCTGACCATCGTTGAATATGTCCCACCATCCGGTTACATGGTAAACAGGAACTTCCAGATTTTCATACCTACTATGTTCACCGGCAATATCACCTTCTCCTGTTGCATTAACAGGAGCACGGCTTGCATCCATATCGCCCCGCAATCTTCCGTTTGGATAATAGCTGCAAACCCCATTGTTGTATCTTACACTGACAAAATGATCAATTGCAAGATTTGCTGCATCAAACATATTGGTTAATCCATAATCGGCAGAAGTATGGATATTGTTGTTGAGATCGGTGTCTATATCAATAAAATCATCTTCAGTTCCACTAAAAATTTGTCCTCTGAGCCAGCCGGTTACCAATCTGTCCCGGAAAACACCGTTTTGATATCCTGTACATTTATAATGTTCGCTGGCTGCAACGATTGGCATGAGGCATTTAAGACCTCGGGTCATTGGGTCAATTCTATGGGCTAAGGCAGATTGCAACTGTGTGTTTCCCAATGCCGATGCGCCAAACATACCGACACTTCCATTACAAAGTAAATCGGTAAAATCAGGAATACCATCTGTATCTATATCATAAGAATAGGTCAGGCTATCAGTAATGAATTTAATGGAATTGTATCCATCTTCGTGAAAGTTGCCGTTTCGAGGATCATCCAGTTCTGTGATGTCCAAAACATGTTTGATGTCCGGATGATAAGGATCCTTACGCCATCCATCGCTATACATAGGTAAGTAAACACCTCCTGAAGAATACCGCCCTCTCATGTCTTGCTGACAATATCCATAGCCCATCACCGAAACAACCGAGCCTACAATATCTTCTCCTTCTTTGTCATAAGGTGTGCGGGTTAAAATGATAGGTACGCGGTAAGGGTTGTCGTTGGGTTCACCGTTCAGGGTTTCATAAATGATATACCAGGTGCCTTTGGGCAAGACTTGCAATTTTCCGGACACACTTCCTAAAATTGGCACATTCATATTAAGGTTAATGACCAGTGAATCCCTTAAAATTGGCAAGGTAATGTCGGTCATCAATTGAGTGCCATCGGGCATAGTAAATGGAACGGTTATTTTAGAGGACAACTCACGGATATCTTCAATTTCGCCATTCGGACTAAATTGTGCTGTAAGGAATTGAACACAAAACAGACAACAAAGTAGGGTTGTAATTACTTTTGTCATATACCTAACTTTTTTTGTGATAAAAGAAGCAAACCGATAAGTACAAATATGGGTTGTAAGTTAAGTAATTTTTTCGACATCAAAATTATTTAACAAAATTCAAGTAATCAAATATCCAACTTTAATTGCCATTTTTTATGAAGCCAGTTTTTACCACTTTTCTTGCCCTGTGTTTTTGTTTTTTTTCTCTTAAAGTTTATTCACAACCTTATTATTACACCCCAAACATCAGCAATATTTTTAGTATGCATGGTTGTGGAGGTTGCCATCCCAATTCAGGCGGTTTAAATATCAGTTACAATGGTTTGTTTTCGGGCGGTAGCAGTTGCGGACAGGCGGTTATTCCATTTAATGCGAATGGTAGCCCGCTCGTTACTAAAATTGATCCGACTATCCCAAACTGCTCAGGAGGAAATATGCCTCCTTCCGGAAGTGTGAGTGCTGCCAATATTGCCATAATTAAAGAATGGATAAATTCGGGAGCTTTACGCAATAATACTTCAAGCTGTGAAGACTTACTTATTTCTGCTTATATGGAAGGTTCATCATTCAATAAATATCTTGAAATTTATAACGGCACCGGCGCAACTATAGATTTATCGGCTTATAGTGTACGGATTTACAGCAATGGTAGTACAACGGTAAGTAGTACAGTACCATTATCAGGCATGTTAAATCACAACAGTTATTTATTGATAGCACATCCGAGCGCCGATTTAGCCGGTCTTACCCCTGATATTACCTCTTCTAATTTAAATTTTAACGGAAACGATGCAGTCGCCTTGTTCAATGGCGCTTATAATGTGGATGTGTTTGGGCAAATAGGAGTGAACCCCGGAGATACAGGTTGGGCAAATGCAGCATGTTTTACAACCGATCAAACCTGGATAAAATCCGATTTGGGTGCTACATGCATCTATAGTGCTTTTTCGGGCAATACAGATTTTAATCCCGTTTTGAGTTCTTTATATACCTGCTTTCCAAATAATGAAGCCTCAGCCTTTCATACTTATGTCGAGTGTAATTTGCCGGATGCCATTCCTCTGCCGGCTATAAACTATGCTTGTGATCCCTTTTTAATAGGCCCAAAATTTTTGGAAGCTCCCAGCGGTGGTATTTATGTCTATCGAATCTACGATGCTCCTGTGGGGGGGACTCTTATTAATAGCGGACTTACCTTTTATCCGCCTGCTTTAGGCACTTATTATATGGCTTTATACGAACCCGCAACGAATTGTGAAGGTGAAAGGCATCAGTTTGAAATAATCCTTCTTCCTTCGCCTTCCGTCCAATATTTAGAACAAAATTGCTACATTAGTAGTATGACCTATAGTTTAACGTTTTCAGTTTCGGGTATTTCTATTAATTCTGTTTTTGATGCAGTAATGAATATGCCAATTTTTCTGAACGAATCAAATGAAGGCATAGTTACCAATGTTCCATTCTACGATAATGTAACGCTTCGCATAAATGATTCGGGCTGTACTTTTTACGATACCTTTACTAATTCTTCATGCACAACTCCGCCTTGCCCTACAATCAACTATCCAACCGGAACTACGGGAATGGTAAGCGTTTATGACGGACAGGATTATACCTTGTCGGCTTTGGTGACCAACCCTGAATCAAGTAGTGCCACATATTGGTCAAATGGACAATTTGGAAACAGCATAACTTTAACTGCCAACAATACCGGTTTTTGCGAAGAGCAACAATATTACTTTTACGCTGAGTTATGGGATATTCCATCCGGCTGCGCTCCCGCAGCTTTACCGTTTAACGTAACAATATATCCCGACCCCTTTGAAAGTGCCCGCCTTGTCATAAATCCTGCCGATACCTGTACTGTCAGTGTTGAGGTTTGTTCACAGGTTGGAGAATATGAAGTAAATGTTTTGGGATATACTATCAATGGGGGAGCGCTTCAATCAGGAGATTCATATACTGCCTTAGCGGGTGAAACTTCAACTCTCAGTTTTGAAATTGAAGTAACAGATCCGGAGAATAATACGAATACTTATACTTTGGAAACTGAGCTTGATTGCCCTGCAGTTATTGGTGTTGACCCTGCTATTGAAAATAGAACTGCACTTTCTATTAAACATATAGCATGGTCACCAAATACCGGTTGGGAGCTTTTTTATTTTTTACCCGAAACCGAATCAGGAATGTTAGACTTGTTTGTTTACAACTCAGCCGGAAGTTTGATTTATCGCCAGACATTTGAGGCAATTATACCGGGTCAGAACCGCCATTTGCTTCAGGTTCCGGATCTATCATCAGGTTTGTATATGGTTCAACTTTCGGGGGCTACTCAAACCAAAGTCTATAAGTGGTCAAAGTTTCACTAAAATAAAAAAGCGTGTGGTAAAACAACCACACGCTTTTTTATTCTGCTTTAAGTGAACGATGATCAGTTCAACGAGTATTCTACCTTTTTACCGGTACGGTTAATATAAGGTCTGAGTTCTTCTGCGAGGCGTTTGCGAATCCAAAAAATACGGCTTTTGATTGTTCCAAGAGGAACATTCAGCGCATCTGCTATTTCCTGATACTGATAGCCCTGTACGTTCATTAACAGCGTGGTTTGATAAGCTTTTGGTAAACGTGCAATTGCATGATTGATGTCTTCAATTGTTAAATCCGAGTCTCCGCTGTTAAAAGTAGTATGAGAAACATTCATTTGATACAACTGCTCAACCGGATCTACAAGGGTATATTTGCGAGTAGCTTTTTGTCTGTATTGATTAATGAAAATATTTTTCATGATAACCAATAACCATGATTTTAGATTGGTGTTATGTTTAAAGTTATCCTTATACCTGAATGCTCTGGTCATTGTATCTTGAATCAAGTCTTCGGCATCAATCATGTTTTTAGTCAAACTGACAGCATAGGGTTTTATGGTGTCGTAGAGTCGAACAACTGCGGTATTAAATTCTTCCGATGACATAAAAAAGTTGGGTTGTTTTAAGATTAAGTGGCAATTGGTTTTTTAAAATGGTATTTGTTTTTTGAAAAAACCATTTTGTTTATATAGAGTAGGCAGTTTGTGGTTTTTAGTTGCCTTCCCCGAATATATTTGTATCAGATTTGTCTTAAGACTTTCAGTTTGTGCAAAAAATATTTAATTAACGGTTTCTGTATTTGTTATTTTAGAATTAAAAGTTTTGACAGCTTCGCTGAGGTCAAAAACTTCTTGTTCGTCACAAAATTCATGTTGTAAGATGCTCGCACCAACAGCAGATCGGGACCCACCGGCACAATGAACAACAACGGGTTTGTCGGTTGGAATTTCTTTAATTCTTTCTCGCAACTCGTAAAGAGGAATTTGAATAGCTGATTCAAAAATTTTATTTTCAGCTTCTTTTGGGTTTCTGACATCTAAGATTGTGTAATCTGAAAGGTACTCTTCAAAATTGGCCATATTTATTGACGGACTTTGACTATCACAGTTTTCAGGGTTAACAATAGTTCCTGTAATATAAGATTCGTAACCAATTTTAGCTGCTCTTTTGACTGCCATTTCTACTTCTTCAGTAGTTGAACCAACGAGGTAGAAATTTTCTCCCGGGGCAACAATTGAACCAAGCCATGTTTCAAATTTACCTTTAACTTGTATATTGATAGCACCTTTTATATGCCCTTTTTTAAATTCCTCCTGAGGTCTGACATCAATGACCAGATTATTTTCTTTTATCTTAGTATCTGAAGGTAACTGAGGCACTTGTGCAATACTTGCTTCAAAACCACAAGCTCCTTTTTTGTTCAGGTCAACATTATAACCGAAGTATTTGGGTATAAAAGGTTGTTCAGCCAACAGAATATTAACAAATTCCTCAGCTTCCATTTCCTGCAAAGCGTAATTAGATTGCAATTGTTCTTCTAATGTGCTGCTTAGATTTTCACTTAGATTTTTACCGCATAAACTACCTGCTCCGTGTGCTGGAAGTATGGCAATATGTTTTGGCAAAGGCATAATGCGCTCGCGTGTGCTGTGAAACATTTGCAAGGCCAATGCTCTTTTAGTAGCCGTAATATTGCCGGCGTTTTCGCGCAAATCAGGACGGCCGACATCACCAATAAACAAGGTATCACCAGTAAACAAGGCTAAGTCAGTGCCTTCTTCGTTGCTCAATAAAACACAAATACTATCCGGTGAATGTCCCGGAGTGTTGATGGCACGCAAAAACGTTTTCCCAATAGTAATAATGTCTCCGTCATCAAAAGTCTCGTGAGGATAAGTAGCTCCGACCAATTCGCTCACATAAATGGTTGCCCCTGTTGCTTTAGCAATTTCATAATGACTGCTTACAAAATCGGCATGGGGATGTGTTTCAATAACGGCGACAATATTTGCATGATGTGCCTGTGCGAATTCATAATAAGGATTCGGGTTTCGCCCCGGATCTATTAATGCAATTTCTCCTTCGCTTAATATCAGATATGAAGCGTGAGCTAATTGTTTGTCGTAAAATTGTTCTATTTTAAATTTCATGTGTCAAAGGTATTTCTTTTATACTTCTTATCAAAAAAATAAATAACCCTCTTAGCTTGAGTATTTCATACCTGAAAATCGTACTTTTTGATTGTCAACTATGTTGATTTAGTATTTAGTTAAACAAGTCGCTTTATTTAACTACAAAACTACAAAAATATGATGACAACTTCATGTTTTTAAGGAAATTTAACTTAGGCCGCACAAAATAAGTGTTTGAACTTTGATTTTAAGACAATTCTCTAATTTGCCTTACAAAAAAATACTACCTCATATTGCAATTACAATTTTCGAGACAAGTTATGATTGTGGTGATTTCTTTTTCTTTAATAGAATAGAAAACGTTTTTCCCATCCCTTACAGCATGTAACAAACCTTTCATTTTCATATTGGCCAAATGATGGGATGTCAGCGATTGTTCTGTTTTGAGCTGTTCACAAATTTCGTTTACACATAATTTGCCGTTAGCTTCCAGTAATTCAACAATACCTAAGCGAACAGGGTGCGCAACTGTTTTTAGAATAATAGCAATGCGTTCTAACTTGTCTGCATTCATACAATTGCATTTAAACCGGTTTTAAAAGGATGTGGATATGTTCATATAAACAACCTGTAACTACAGAAAGTTTTTTATCATATCCTTTCGCAGGGAATGTCGTTTTCATATTGGCACTGTACGATTTTTGCAGTCGTTTCGTTACAAATTGTTACTTTTGCGCCCGCTAAAGTTAGAAACTGCCCTCATGAATAAAACCCTGATAGGTATAATAAGGGAAGAAAAGAATCCTCCCGACAACCGAGTACCATTAACACCCCGTCAATGTTCCTTTATACAAGAAAACTTTCCGGAAGTCAGTATAAGTGTACAGCCTTCAATACAGCGATGTTTTGCCGATTCTGAATATGAACAGGCAGGAATTGAAGTCAAGGAAGATCTCACTAAATGCCATATCTTGATGGGAGTGAAAGAACCGTTGCCAGACAGGTTGAT
This is a stretch of genomic DNA from Sphingobacteriales bacterium. It encodes these proteins:
- a CDS encoding CocE/NonD family hydrolase gives rise to the protein MTKVITTLLCCLFCVQFLTAQFSPNGEIEDIRELSSKITVPFTMPDGTQLMTDITLPILRDSLVINLNMNVPILGSVSGKLQVLPKGTWYIIYETLNGEPNDNPYRVPIILTRTPYDKEGEDIVGSVVSVMGYGYCQQDMRGRYSSGGVYLPMYSDGWRKDPYHPDIKHVLDITELDDPRNGNFHEDGYNSIKFITDSLTYSYDIDTDGIPDFTDLLCNGSVGMFGASALGNTQLQSALAHRIDPMTRGLKCLMPIVAASEHYKCTGYQNGVFRDRLVTGWLRGQIFSGTEDDFIDIDTDLNNNIHTSADYGLTNMFDAANLAIDHFVSVRYNNGVCSYYPNGRLRGDMDASRAPVNATGEGDIAGEHSRYENLEVPVYHVTGWWDIFNDGQIETHRLTRQHIGQTNRQLQKIIIGPWAHQTIGSRTTGDLTYKENVADFTKIDISDIDIDNIPVSAIINSELIGWFRYNLNYNNFANIGEPRVRIPASQMWQTVNSSLGQLQVRVPASEYRIDFLDFFNFINGAGGLDAVPVELTLPSGGNITLNVAIPTLDEPLINGLDGIELNSIPVQDFPNIPAVRFYVVGPVNDGVPENENVGNYWRGSETFPPSESIENQKMYLHQDGSIDLTPPSTDEGVKMYVHDPDDPILTIGGANMIVRTPQDDRDSQGQLDLADSRYAPYSMDREGVVHFISEAIQDSLAIIGNPVFTLYAKTNPGGTMSGPTDTDFFVRVLDVYPDGRELFVFEGCINARAREYARSIAEGLENDEAPFTNIEIGQVYEYKFAMQPIGYVWGKNHRIKILISSSNYTRYQVNPNLPIEDGEYFRRKPGDGRTYTFNGVEMTPRTAVQRLHFSPQYPTNIDLPVLTNGSITGINPAPNNKPNAFTILAYPNPANELLSIYPSKTANYQLSINTLAGQSVYHAQFSDAISIHLGNFNPGLYIVTVTNQDTGESSMQKVTVVK
- a CDS encoding lamin tail domain-containing protein — translated: MKPVFTTFLALCFCFFSLKVYSQPYYYTPNISNIFSMHGCGGCHPNSGGLNISYNGLFSGGSSCGQAVIPFNANGSPLVTKIDPTIPNCSGGNMPPSGSVSAANIAIIKEWINSGALRNNTSSCEDLLISAYMEGSSFNKYLEIYNGTGATIDLSAYSVRIYSNGSTTVSSTVPLSGMLNHNSYLLIAHPSADLAGLTPDITSSNLNFNGNDAVALFNGAYNVDVFGQIGVNPGDTGWANAACFTTDQTWIKSDLGATCIYSAFSGNTDFNPVLSSLYTCFPNNEASAFHTYVECNLPDAIPLPAINYACDPFLIGPKFLEAPSGGIYVYRIYDAPVGGTLINSGLTFYPPALGTYYMALYEPATNCEGERHQFEIILLPSPSVQYLEQNCYISSMTYSLTFSVSGISINSVFDAVMNMPIFLNESNEGIVTNVPFYDNVTLRINDSGCTFYDTFTNSSCTTPPCPTINYPTGTTGMVSVYDGQDYTLSALVTNPESSSATYWSNGQFGNSITLTANNTGFCEEQQYYFYAELWDIPSGCAPAALPFNVTIYPDPFESARLVINPADTCTVSVEVCSQVGEYEVNVLGYTINGGALQSGDSYTALAGETSTLSFEIEVTDPENNTNTYTLETELDCPAVIGVDPAIENRTALSIKHIAWSPNTGWELFYFLPETESGMLDLFVYNSAGSLIYRQTFEAIIPGQNRHLLQVPDLSSGLYMVQLSGATQTKVYKWSKFH
- a CDS encoding RNA polymerase sigma factor — its product is MSSEEFNTAVVRLYDTIKPYAVSLTKNMIDAEDLIQDTMTRAFRYKDNFKHNTNLKSWLLVIMKNIFINQYRQKATRKYTLVDPVEQLYQMNVSHTTFNSGDSDLTIEDINHAIARLPKAYQTTLLMNVQGYQYQEIADALNVPLGTIKSRIFWIRKRLAEELRPYINRTGKKVEYSLN